Within the Paenibacillus sp. AN1007 genome, the region ATTTCAAGTGTGCCGGCTTTAATGCTGTTTGATGGAGAGCAGGACGTGCCCAGGATGGTGTATCGAATGAATTCGGTCGAGCACCTGCTTCATGAAATTCGGAAGGCGGTGTTGGAATGAGTGTTGTTATGATGGAGCAAATTTCGCTTCGCCGTGATGAGAATCAAATTCTGAAAGATGTTCATTTACGCATCGAAGCTGGTGAACACTGGGTTATTCTGGGCAGGAACGGATCGGGTAAAACAACGCTGCTGGAAATGATGAATGGTTATCTGTTTCCAACTGAAGGGCGCATTGAAGTACTCGGTAATGTGTATGGACAATGCGATGTTCGGGAAGTTCGCAAAGAGATCGGTTATATCAGTCAAACATTGATTGAAAAGCTGACATTACGCGATCCGGTATGGGAGGTTGTCGCTACGGGAGCGTATGCTTTTTTGCGTTTCTATCAGACTATTCCGGATGAAGTAAAAACAAAGGTGATGCAGCTGCTGGACGAGATGGGGTTTTCGAAACTGGCAGATCAACCGCTGGGGACGTTATCCCAGGGAGAACGCAAAAAAGTCATGTTGGCACGTTCGCTGATGGCTGAACCAAAGCTGCTTATTATGGACGAGCCTTGTGCCGGCCTTGATCTGTATGAACGCGAGAAGATGTTGATCGAAATAGATCGTCTGCGTCAGCGAAATATGACGGTGGTGTACGTCACTCATCATGTGGAAGAGATCGTGCCGTTGTTTACTCATGTCGCATTGATCCGTGATGGACGTATTGCTGCCGCGGGACCGAAACATGACATATTAACAGAAGATACAATTAAGCATACGTATGATATTCCGGTAGATATTCAGTGGTATGAAGATCGGCCATGGATACGCGTACGTTCTGGAGGGTAACACAAGTTGAGTACACAATCGTCTTGGGGAGAAGCAGACTTCTCCCGTTTTATATGCACCGCCAATCATGGCTTTGCGCCTTATGCGCAGGAGGAACTGCGCCGTACCTTTGGAGCAGTTAAGAGCACCGTGCTGATTCCAGGAGAAGTTCTGCTTGCCGGTTTGCCGGCTGCAGAGGAAGAAGTTTCGGCTAGGCTGCTGCAGGAGTCTCCAACGTTTCTACGTCATATTCAACCTGTGCAATTCCAAGAGAACACGGAAGATGCAGAGCAGTCTCTGGAGAAACTGATTGCATTTATTCTGAACCAAAAGGCATTGTCTGGTGCGAAGGTGGTCTTGCAAACTCGCAAAACGGAAGGTTCTTTCTGGCGTGAAAACGCGGCTTCATTGAAGCAAACGCTGACAGAAAAGCTGGACGATCTCGGATGTGAGTGGGTTATCCGGGGTGCGGACTTTGTCATTTCGGTATTTGCCGCCGATGATATGTTATATGCCGGAGTGTCCAAACCCGAACAGAATCTGTCCGACTGGAGCGGTGGAGCTGTTCGTTTTCAGAGAGAAGAGGGACAGATTTCACGAGCCAAATTCAAACTGCTCGAAGCGGAACAGACCTTTGGCATTGATTTCAGATCTTTTCACAAGGCTCTGGATATTGGGGCAGCACCAGGGGGATGGACATCATTTTTGCTTGAGCGTGGGCTTGAGGTAACCGCAGTAGACCCGGCGAAGATGGATGCATCTCTGCTCGCTTCACCCCAACTGACCTTTTTGAAAAAAAATGCAGGTGACGTCCGCTTCCGCGAAGGCGAATTCGATCTGCTTGTATGTGATATGAGCTGGAGTCCGAAGCTGATGAGCAGGTTGATATCTGATCTTCTGTACAGCCTTCAATCCGGTGGAACGGCGATTGTTACCGTAAAATTGCTTCATAAGAAACCGCTCGCGCTCATTAAAGACGTGATTGATACGTTTGAGCGTTCACGGATGCAGATTCAGCGTTCGAAGCAGCTGTTCCATAATCGCGAAGAGATTACACTTTATATGATTAAATATTAAGAGATACATCATAACGAATTTCAGCTTTACAACATATGCTTTGGTATACTATAATGGTACCAATATTAACCATAACATTACAAAATTTGAGGGAAAGCATCCCGAAGTGGACAGAACCGAATTATCCGGTTGGTTCAGCTTCGGTGAAGCTTTCCCTTTTTTGTGCTGTGTGGAAGGAGGCACTCTTATGAGACATCCGGCTAGGCTGGAACGCGGAAGCCTGCTGGGAGGAAGATACCGCATCCTATCTGTACTTGGTTCCGGTGGAATGAGCCATGTGTATGAGGCAGAGGATCTGAAGCTTCCGGGTAAAATATGGGCGGTGAAAGAAAGTATTACGCAGATGCCCTACGAAGGCAGTGTAGAGAGAGAAGCGGCTCTGCTAACCTCACTGCGCCATCCGAGGCTTCCACAGATTGTTGACTTTTTTGCTCCTGATGAAGCCGGTTATACGTATCTGGTCATGGAATATATTGAAGGTTTAACCCTAGGCGATTACTTCAAACAGTGCAGGGGGAGAATTCCAATCCAGCAGCTGATGGACTTTGTACTTCAACTGCTGGATGTGCTGAGCTACCTGCATAACCTGGACCCTCCTGTGATCTACAGGGATTTGAAGCCAGCCAACATTATGGTTACACCCGAGCATGAAGTACGTTTAATTGATTTTGGCATTGCTCGCAGTTACAAGACGCAGGGTGC harbors:
- a CDS encoding ATP-binding cassette domain-containing protein, translating into MSVVMMEQISLRRDENQILKDVHLRIEAGEHWVILGRNGSGKTTLLEMMNGYLFPTEGRIEVLGNVYGQCDVREVRKEIGYISQTLIEKLTLRDPVWEVVATGAYAFLRFYQTIPDEVKTKVMQLLDEMGFSKLADQPLGTLSQGERKKVMLARSLMAEPKLLIMDEPCAGLDLYEREKMLIEIDRLRQRNMTVVYVTHHVEEIVPLFTHVALIRDGRIAAAGPKHDILTEDTIKHTYDIPVDIQWYEDRPWIRVRSGG
- a CDS encoding SAM-dependent methyltransferase; its protein translation is MSTQSSWGEADFSRFICTANHGFAPYAQEELRRTFGAVKSTVLIPGEVLLAGLPAAEEEVSARLLQESPTFLRHIQPVQFQENTEDAEQSLEKLIAFILNQKALSGAKVVLQTRKTEGSFWRENAASLKQTLTEKLDDLGCEWVIRGADFVISVFAADDMLYAGVSKPEQNLSDWSGGAVRFQREEGQISRAKFKLLEAEQTFGIDFRSFHKALDIGAAPGGWTSFLLERGLEVTAVDPAKMDASLLASPQLTFLKKNAGDVRFREGEFDLLVCDMSWSPKLMSRLISDLLYSLQSGGTAIVTVKLLHKKPLALIKDVIDTFERSRMQIQRSKQLFHNREEITLYMIKY